The following coding sequences are from one Treponema bryantii window:
- a CDS encoding CHASE2 domain-containing protein, translated as MKKYTYLLIPFISVIICSLLIFTSLDNQIADLFQRTLPKLKESDSVVMVNIDDSSVNEIGTWPFSREIYADALVVLKELGSEAAIFDLSFLDKSQAKVNQEYVESELPHYVDEDFSELSQNITWLLTEAEGDTIQEDVSSVMETVQNRIKTAIQYSVRNADDSLANDLNFFENSYLTLTFGNDFPALDETTEQYLTDNLSLKNISVDKSAKVPSYSRVEPAISDFLFNSKKAGFVNADADKDGYLRRLYLIMEYNGKYYPQLLFAPILNYLGNPEIEVKRNKIILKDCHFADGTRDLKIPLAQDGTVLIKYPKNVSYYDYNDTPLWKVYRIRLLEKAMAESLQALKENGFFTYWEDDLPYEYYDAATGYIHDALVSDDEADVTYDDYFAYKEAFYEATRNFLYGDTEKKLLNSVAGDDETAAWISENMNTAREIFDDLVNSREALKNIVKNSFCIFGTCATSTTDFGLTQYEEKYPNPGVHYAIANQLLSEDFVTDSPWWISVIIAILLCFGYGFSSVKIKSTGKQLVVGGLIEGTAIILLLLFFIITKIYIGTAIPTISLAITFIAITILNFISTSKDKKFITGAFSQCLSKEVVDEIVANPSSFKLGGERVEMTAMFTDIQKFSGFSELLNAAQLVALLNFYLTKMSNLIMEERGTVDKYEGDAIIALVGAPVKMEDHAARACAAAIRMKKAEVEMNKYIIEIAAGSKSDDMEQDLYDAFKIMVQNKRTLFTRIGLNSGEMIAGYMGSENKKNYTMMGNNVNLASRLEGVNKQYHTGGILISEATRTDLSDSFLVRSLDRVQVVNVKTPIRLYELIGFKSEATDTKLTYLEEWEKAMHKFEAGDYSTALSAFKALYSQDSEDKVAAYYVELIEKFFAKGKVPTEADDFGVAYNTENPSDMNPEWVGTKYEIKGTFRLLQK; from the coding sequence GCTATATTCGATTTAAGTTTTCTTGATAAATCTCAGGCAAAAGTTAATCAGGAATATGTAGAAAGCGAGCTTCCTCACTATGTTGATGAAGATTTTTCTGAGCTTTCACAAAATATCACATGGCTTTTAACTGAAGCTGAAGGCGATACTATTCAGGAAGATGTTTCCAGTGTAATGGAAACTGTTCAAAACCGAATTAAAACCGCCATTCAGTATTCTGTACGCAATGCAGATGATAGTCTTGCCAATGACTTAAATTTTTTTGAAAACTCTTATCTTACCCTCACCTTTGGTAATGACTTCCCTGCCCTTGATGAAACTACAGAGCAGTATCTTACAGATAATCTTTCACTCAAAAATATCAGTGTAGATAAAAGTGCAAAGGTTCCTTCCTATTCAAGAGTTGAACCTGCTATCAGTGATTTTCTTTTCAATTCAAAAAAGGCAGGTTTTGTAAACGCAGATGCCGATAAGGATGGATACCTCAGACGCCTTTACCTCATTATGGAATATAATGGAAAGTATTATCCACAGCTGCTTTTTGCACCAATTTTGAATTATCTTGGAAATCCTGAAATTGAAGTAAAACGCAATAAAATTATTCTTAAAGACTGTCATTTTGCAGATGGCACAAGAGATCTTAAAATCCCGCTTGCTCAGGACGGAACCGTACTAATCAAATATCCGAAAAATGTAAGCTATTATGATTATAACGATACTCCGTTATGGAAAGTCTACAGAATCCGTCTTCTTGAAAAAGCAATGGCAGAAAGTCTACAGGCTCTTAAAGAAAATGGATTTTTCACTTACTGGGAAGATGATCTTCCATACGAATATTATGACGCCGCAACCGGTTATATTCATGACGCTCTTGTTTCTGATGATGAGGCTGATGTAACTTATGATGATTATTTTGCCTACAAAGAAGCCTTTTATGAAGCTACCAGAAACTTTTTATATGGAGACACAGAAAAAAAACTTCTTAATTCTGTAGCTGGAGATGATGAAACTGCAGCATGGATTTCTGAAAATATGAATACTGCACGAGAAATTTTTGATGATTTAGTAAATTCTCGTGAAGCACTTAAGAATATAGTAAAAAATTCTTTCTGTATTTTTGGAACCTGTGCTACAAGTACAACAGACTTCGGTCTTACTCAGTATGAAGAAAAATATCCTAACCCTGGTGTTCATTACGCAATTGCAAATCAATTACTTTCAGAAGATTTTGTAACAGATTCTCCCTGGTGGATTTCGGTTATTATTGCAATTCTTTTGTGCTTTGGATACGGATTCAGCTCTGTCAAAATTAAAAGTACAGGAAAGCAGCTTGTTGTTGGAGGCTTAATTGAAGGTACAGCTATTATTCTGCTGCTCCTTTTCTTTATAATAACTAAAATCTATATTGGTACTGCTATTCCAACAATATCTCTTGCAATCACCTTTATTGCTATTACAATTTTGAATTTTATCAGCACTTCTAAAGATAAGAAATTCATTACTGGTGCTTTCAGTCAGTGTCTTTCAAAAGAAGTTGTTGATGAAATTGTTGCAAATCCTTCTTCTTTCAAACTTGGTGGTGAGCGTGTTGAAATGACGGCCATGTTTACTGATATCCAGAAATTCTCTGGTTTTAGTGAACTTCTTAATGCTGCTCAGCTTGTAGCTCTTTTGAACTTCTACCTTACAAAAATGTCTAACCTTATAATGGAAGAACGAGGTACTGTAGATAAGTATGAAGGAGACGCTATCATTGCTCTGGTTGGTGCACCTGTTAAGATGGAAGATCATGCAGCGAGAGCCTGTGCTGCTGCAATCAGAATGAAAAAAGCTGAAGTTGAAATGAATAAATACATCATTGAAATTGCAGCTGGTTCTAAATCTGATGATATGGAACAGGATCTTTATGATGCCTTTAAGATTATGGTTCAAAACAAGAGAACTCTTTTCACACGCATTGGATTGAACTCTGGTGAGATGATTGCCGGTTATATGGGTTCTGAAAACAAAAAGAATTATACCATGATGGGTAATAACGTAAACCTTGCAAGCCGTCTTGAAGGAGTTAATAAGCAGTATCATACAGGTGGTATTCTGATTAGTGAAGCAACCAGAACAGATCTTTCTGATTCATTCCTTGTAAGAAGTCTTGACCGTGTTCAGGTTGTAAATGTAAAAACCCCTATCCGTCTTTATGAACTGATTGGTTTTAAGTCAGAAGCAACTGATACAAAACTTACATATCTTGAAGAGTGGGAAAAGGCAATGCATAAGTTTGAAGCAGGAGACTATTCTACTGCCCTTTCTGCATTCAAGGCTCTTTATTCACAAGACAGCGAAGACAAAGTTGCCGCTTATTATGTTGAGCTTATAGAAAAGTTCTTTGCAAAAGGAAAAGTTCCAACAGAAGCCGATGATTTTGGTGTTGCATACAATACTGAAAACCCATCAGATATGAATCCGGAATGGGTTGGCACAAAGTACGAAATCAAAGGTACATTCAGATTATTGCAGAAATAA